In Perognathus longimembris pacificus isolate PPM17 chromosome 3, ASM2315922v1, whole genome shotgun sequence, a single window of DNA contains:
- the Proz gene encoding vitamin K-dependent protein Z: MAGRVPLLGGLLLLLVLPAGRPSVFLSAPRASAALGRWRRAGSYLLEELLEGNLERECYEEICVHEEAREVFENDALTDEFWRQYRGGSPCASGPCLNNGSCQDHIRTYTCTCAPGYEGQNCAVAANECHAERADACQHFCHPGQASYVCSCAQGHQLGPDHKACIPKGNRRPASSSPVTPDFSPKVKLTNSKGQDFCGGVLIQEGFVLTTAKCSLRHRNVSVKVGGDRSKEPQMIRIKHAHVHLWYEEELGQNDVSLLELERPVQCPAWEHPVCIPERDFAEQVLIPRAKGLLSGWTLHGTNLGTVPAALPVTQVGAEECGRALNVTVTTRTSCEGGGAAPGQWLEGSTVTREHRGTWFLTGILGSPAPSPPAGQGHSFLVTTVPRYSLWIRQTMKGGRRGQTEGIKHEVPAQTLDATTGREGHDKAAVRPHL, from the exons ATGGCCGGCCGCGTCCCGCTGCTCGGggggctcctgctcctcctcgtcctccccgCTGGGCGGCCGTCAG TGTTTCTCTCGGCCCCGAGGGCCAGCGCCGCTCTCGGGAGATGGAGGCGCGCCGGCTCCTACCTCCTGGAAGAGCTCTTAGAGGGGAACCTGGAAAGGGAGTGCTACGAGGAAATCTGCGTCCACGAGGAGGCCAGAGAAGTGTTTGAGAACGACGCGCTCACA GACGAGTTCTGGCGGCAGTACCGGG GTGGCTCTCCGTGTGCCTCCGGGCCCTGCCTCAACAACGGGTCCTGCCAGGACCACATCCGCACCTACACCTGCACCTGCGCCCCGGGCTACGAGGGCCAGAACTGCGCCGTGG CTGCAAATGAATGTCACGCCGAGAGGGCCGATGCGTGCCAGCACTTCTGCCACCCGGGGCAGGCATCCTACGTGTGCAGCTGTGCGCAGGGCCACCAGCTGGGCCCAGACCACAAGGCCTGCATCCCCAAGG GTAACAGACGCCCAGCTTCCTCCTCGCCTGTCACTCCCGACTTCTCACCAAAG GTCAAGCTAACAAACTCCAAAGGGCAAGACTTCTGTGGTGGTGTTCTCATACAGGAAGGTTTTGTGCTGACAACAGCTAAGTGTTCACTGCGACACAGAAATGTCAGTGTAAAAGTGG GTGGTGACAGGAGCAAGGAGCCGCAGATGATCAGGATCAAGCATGCTCACGTGCACTTGTGGTACGAGGAGGAGCTGGGGCAGAATGACGTCTCCCTGTTGGAGTTGGAAAGGCCGGTGCAGTGCCCCGCCTGGGAGCACCCCGTCTGCATCCCCGAGAGAGACTTTGCTGAGCAGGTCCTCATCCCAAGGGCGAAGGGCCTTCTCAGCGGCTGGACCCTCCACGGCACCAACCTGGGCACCGTGCCCGCTGCTCTGCCAGTCACGCAGGTGGGTGCGGAGGAGTGTGGACGGGCCTTGAACGTGACAGTCACCACAAGGACCAGTTGCGAGGGGGGCGGGGCAGCGCCTGGCCAGTGGCTGGAGGGAAGCACCGTCACCAGAGAGCACCGGGGCACTTGGTTTCTCACCGGGATCCTGGGCTCGCCGGCACCGTCACCGCCAGCTGGGCAGGGACACTCATTTCTGGTCACCACCGTCCCGCGGTACTCACTGTGGATTAGACAGACGATGAAGGGTGGGAGACGTGGCCAGACAGAAGGGATCAAACACGAGGTGCCAGCTCAAACTTTAGATGCAACTACGGGGAGAGAAGGCCATGATAAGGCGGCTGTAAGACCCCACCTCTGA
- the F10 gene encoding LOW QUALITY PROTEIN: coagulation factor X (The sequence of the model RefSeq protein was modified relative to this genomic sequence to represent the inferred CDS: deleted 1 base in 1 codon) encodes MGSPRLVLLCAALAGLPVLSRALFLHRDRAHHVLARTRRANSLFEEMKRGNLERECLEETCSYEEAREVFEDTDRTNEFWNKYKDGDQCESSPCQNRGSCRDGLGEYTCTCEEGYEGKNCEFFTRKLCSLDNGDCEQFCQESQNAVVCSCAAGYTLGDDGKACISTELYPCGKITLRRGKRSAPWATNSSEDVLEALDWAALDDPPPTESPAHLLNLSQTSSEKDRRNLGRIVGGRDCEVGECPWQALLINEENEGFCGGTILNEFHVLTAAHCLHQAKRFKVRVGDRNTEREEGDEAVHEVEVIIKHNKFVKETYDFDIAVLKLKTPIAFRVNVAPACLPQKDWAEATLMTQKSGIVSGFGRTHEKGRQSATLKMLEVPYVDRNTCKLSSSFAITQNMFCAGYDAKLEDACQGDSGGPHVTRFKDTYFVTGIVSWGEGCARKGKYGVYTKVAAFLKWIDRSMRARGPPAPETPGSTPPPSLNGRPPGPPRASTSAGVERRHGSREALQQPPAPVPPSARPPCPHLPAPRAPICPPPVPPSARPRAPICPPPVPPSARPPCPHLPAPRAPICPPPVPPSARPPCPHLPAPRAPICPPPVPPSAPPPATLPRWWRELRETLSAKRLPGRGLPPPRWARSLHDLHLCGTGTPRNRRHRREPASLLGKGKSLLEAHPEKSPTRDVLEGRWEPGRDQPCSAPGGHPTSRDSREAHPCPEQQSLRTRDLEDRGQQRKDGEEEGSPSPHEREEQTCTPRSPPTAGAPLPGPHNQPQYQS; translated from the exons AATGAATTCTGGAACAAATACAAAG ACGGCGACCAGTGTGAGAGCAGCCCTTGCCAGAACCGG GGCTCCTGCCGGGACGGCCTGGGGGAGTACACGTGCACCTGCGAGGAGGGCTACGAGGGCAAAAACTGCGAGTTCT TCACACGGAAGCTCTGCAGCCTGGACAACGGAGACTGCGAACAGTTCTGCCAGGAGTCCCAGAACGCGGTGGTGTGCTCCTGCGCCGCGGGCTACACCCTGGGGGACGACGGCAAGGCCTGCATCTCCACAG AGCTCTACCCCTGTGGGAAGATTACCCTGCGGCGCGGCAAGCGGTCGGCCCCCTGGGCCACCAACAGCAGTGAGGACGTCCTGGAGGCCCTGGACTGGGCGGCGCTGGACGACCCGCCCCCCACGGAGAGCCCCGCCCACCTGCTCAACCTCAGCCAGACCAGCTCGGAGAAGGACAGGAGGAACCTGGGCCGGATCGTGGGTGGCCGGGACTGCGAGGTCGGCGAGTGCCCCTGGCAG GCTCTCCTCATCAATGAAGAGAATGAAGGGTTCTGCGGTGGCACCATCCTGAACGAGTTCCACGTGCTGACGGCCGCCCACTGCCTCCACCAAGCCAAGAGGTTCAAGGTGAGGGTAG GGGACCGGAACACGGAGCGGGAGGAGGGCGACGAGGCCGTGCACGAGGTGGAGGTGATCATAAAGCACAACAAGTTTGTGAAGGAGACCTACGACTTCGACATCGCCGTCCTCAAGCTGAAGACGCCCATCGCGTTCCGCGTGAACGTGGCCCCCGCCTGCCTGCCCCAGAAGGACTGGGCGGAGGCCACGCTGATGACGCAGAAGTCGGGCATCGTGAGCGGGTTCGGGCGCACGCACGAGAAGGGCCGCCAGTCCGCCACGCTGAAGATGCTGGAGGTGCCCTACGTGGACCGCAACACCTGCAAGCTGTCCAGCAGCTTCGCCATCACGCAGAACATGTTCTGCGCGGGCTACGACGCCAAGCTGGAGGACGCGTGCCAGGGCGACAGCGGCGGGCCCCACGTCACCCGCTTCAAGGACACCTACTTCGTGACTGGCATCGTCAGCTGGGGGGAGGGCTGCGCCCGGAAAGGGAAGTACGGCGTCTACACCAAGGTCGCCGCCTTCCTCAAGTGGATCGACAGGTCCATGCGGGCCAGGGGGCCGCCCGCGCCCGAGACCCCGGGGTCCACACCGCCCCCCTCATTAAACGGCCGCCCTCCCGGCCCACCGCGCGCGTCCACGTCTGCGGGTGTTGAGCGTCGACACGGGAGCCGGGAGGCGCTGCAGCAACCGCCCGCCCCCGTGCCCCCATCTGCCCGCCCCCCGTGCCCCCATCTGCCCGCCCCCCGTGCCCCCATCTGCCCGCCCCCCGTGCCCCCATCTGCCCGCCCCCGTGCCCCCATCTGCCCGCCCCCCGTGCCCCCATCTGCCCGCCCCCCGTGCCCCCATCTGCCCGCCCCCCGTGCCCCCATCTGCCCGCCTCCCGTGCCCCCATCTGCCCGCCCCCCGTGCCCCCATCTGCCCGCCCCCCGTGCCCCCATCTGCCCGCCTCCCGTGCccccatctgccccccccccggccaccctCCCCCGGTGGTGGAG GGAACTCCGCGAGACTCTCTCGGCTAAACGGCTGCCGGGCCGGGGGCTTCCCCCTCCCCGCTGGGCACGCTCCCTGCACGACCTTCACCTGTGCGGCACGGGCACGCCACGGAACCGGAGGCACCGCAGAGAGCCCGCATCCTTGTTGGGCAAGGGCAAGAGTCTGCTTGAGGCCCATCCAGAAAAGAGCCCAACTCGGGACGTcctggaggggaggtgggagccGGGGCGGGATCAG CCCTGCAGTGCGCCCGGGGGCCACCCCACCAGCCGGGACTCCAGGGAGGCGCACCCCTGTCCAGAACAGCAATCCCTGCGAACGCGAGACCTCGAAGACAGAGGGCAGCAGAGGAAAGATGGCGAGGAAGAGGGCTCGCCATCTCCCCACGAGCGTGAGGAGCAGACTTGCACACCACGGTCGCCACCCACAGCCGGGGCACCGCTGCCAGGACCCCACAACCAACCTCAGTATCAGTCATGA